From Cyclopterus lumpus isolate fCycLum1 chromosome 4, fCycLum1.pri, whole genome shotgun sequence, a single genomic window includes:
- the LOC117729490 gene encoding granzyme B(G,H)-like, whose amino-acid sequence MLIHRELLAMLLVLLVLLVLALEGRVHAAEIIGGREAVPHSRPYMALLNLHKKDGPTQYCGGFLLNADFVMTAAHCQARSFTVFLGLHNIKESYGQPRITVEQAFPHKGYNASNYINDIMLLKLSSKANFTQNVRPIALADHSDVSLPRSCLVSGWGAGTERNQYLSEVLMEVDVTLVDRKQCAEKHLYCSEEKTGLSKGDSGGPLVCDGKAYGVVSSTFTPKSGAPKINCFAKIPDVGRWIRSTMADALKRPRYAPRLIDQLPPS is encoded by the exons ATGCTGATCCACCGGGAGCTGCTGGCgatgctactggtgctactggtgctactggtgctggcTCTCGAAGGCCGAG TCCACGCAGCCGAGATCATCGGCGGCCGCGAGGCCGTGCCGCACAGCCGGCCGTACATGGCTCTTCTGAACCTGCACAAGAAGGACGGTCCCACTCAATACTGCGGCGGCTTCCTTCTGAACGCCGACTTTGTGATGACGGCGGCGCACTGCCAGGCCCG GTCCTTCACAGTCTTTCTAGGACTTCACAATATCAAAGAGAGTTATGGACAGCCGCGTATAACTGTGGAGCAAGCATTCCCACACAAAGGCTACAATGCATCTAATTACATAAATGACATCATGCTTCTCAAG TTGAGCTCCAAGGCTAATTTCACCCAAAATGTGAGACCCATTGCTCTCGCAGACCATAGCGACGTCTCTCTGCCCAGATCCTGCCTGGTCTCCGGCTGGGGAGCAGGAACCGAGCGAAACCAGTATTTGTCTGAAGTCCTCATGGAGGTCGACGTCACGCTCGTCGACCGCAAGCAGTGTGCTGAAAAACACCTGTACTGCTCCGAGGAGAAGACGGGGCTGAGTAAA ggaGACTCCGGTGGCCCTCTGGTCTGCGATGGGAAGGCGTACGGCGTGGTGTCCTCCACCTTCACACCAAAATCAGGTGCCCCGAAAATCAATTGTTTCGCCAAGATCCCTGACGTCGGAAGATGGATCCGTTCGACCATGGCCGACGCGTTGAAACGCCCCCGATACGCTCCACGATTGATTGATCAATTACCGCCATCTTGA